One Syngnathoides biaculeatus isolate LvHL_M chromosome 4, ASM1980259v1, whole genome shotgun sequence DNA window includes the following coding sequences:
- the LOC133499693 gene encoding rasGAP-activating-like protein 1 isoform X3 codes for MEARDLAPRDISGTSDPFARVIYNNHSAETSIIKKTRFPHWGETLELDLDPQELSEEGTVVVEVWDWDMVGKNDFLGKVEIPSACLHQSPLLESWFRLLPLGNNEVDANGKLGALRLKVRLVEDQILPSSYYQPLIDLLVESVISPAEVEDSSALTMLEEVTTVESRQDVAMTLVKIYLGQGLVIPFLDYLNTQEVNHTTDPNTLFRSNSLASKAMEQFMKAVGMLYLHEVLKPIINRIFDEKKYIELDPSKIDLNHTRRISFKGAVSEAEVRDSSVEMLQSYLTSIVDSIVGSVEQCPAVMRVAFKQLHRRVEEQFAEPQNEDVKYLAISGFFFLRFFAPAILTPKLFQLREQHAGTRTSRTLLLLAKALQSVGNLGLQLGHGKEQWMAPLHPIILRSVASVKDFLDKLIDVDHDTVSEMPQRGVFLPSVIVKEGYLHKHKAEGAQLLSRFASKKRYFWLTSQTLSYAKTPDWQVRASMPIHCVRAVERVDENAFQQQNVMQVITQDDDDGQLQTMYIQCKNVNELNQWLSAIRKVSIYNERMLQSFHPGTHRGGRWTCCLQTDRTVAGCSRTHSAVTLGDWSDPLDPDVETQTIYKQLLQGRDKLRKKYLPEADADQTASKTEDVNPDACPDGAECEVDPAKPGRSLAARLLMAIEALEQAHATFRCRDQEDSTNGIANLQNRFEQGSQ; via the exons ATGGAAGCCAG GGACCTGGCCCCGAGAGACATCTCAGGAACCTCGGATCCATTTGCAAGAGTTATTTACAACAACCACAGCGCAGAGACCTCG ATTATCAAGAAGACCCGTTTCCCGCATTGGGGAGAGACCCTGGAGCTGGACTTGGATCCGCAGGAGCTCAGTGAGGAGGGCACTGTCGTTGTGGAGGTCTGGGACTGGGACATGGTGGGCAAAAATGACTTTCTGGGAAAG GTCGAAATCCCTTCTGCTTGTTTACACCAAAGTCCTCTATTGGAGAGCTGGTTCCGTTTGCTTCCTTTGGGAAACAATGAGGTGGATGCAAA TGGCAAGTTGGGCGCACTGCGACTGAAGGTGCGTTTGGTGGAGGATCAGATTTTGCCGTCGTCGTACTATCAGCCCCTCATTGACCTTTTGGTTGAGTCGGTCATCTCCCCTGCTGAG GTTGAGGACAGCAGTGCGCTTACCATGCTGGAGGAAGTGACTACGGTCGAGAGCCGGCAAGACGTGGCCATGACCTTGGTGAAGATCTACTTGGGTCAGGGCCTTGTGATTCCCTTCTTAGATTATCTCAACACCCAGGAGGTCAACCATACCA CTGATCCAAATACTTTATTTCGTTCCAACTCCCTTGCGTCCAAAGCCATGGAGCAGTTTATGAAG GCTGTTGGCATGCTGTATTTACACGAAGTGTTGAAGCCCATCATCAACCGCATCTTTGATGAGAAGAAGTACATCGAACTGGACCCCAGTAAGATTGACCTGAATCACACGAG GCGAATTTCATTTAAGGGCGCAGTGTCGGAGGCGGAGGTGCGGGACAGCAGCGTGGAGATGCTGCAAAGCTACTTGACGAGCATCGTTGACTCAATCGTGGGCTCGGTCGAGCAATGTCCCGCCGTCATGAGGGTGGCCTTCAAACAGCTGCACAGGCGCGTCGAAGAGCAGTTTGCTGAACCGCAGAACGAG GATGTGAAATATCTCGCCATCAGTGGCTTCTTTTTCCTGCGTTTTTTTGCTCCTGCCATCCTCACTCCAAAACTGTTCCAGCTGAGGGAGCAGCATGCTGGTACACGCACGAGCAGGACACTCTTGCTGCTGGCCAAG GCATTACAAAGTGTGGGCAACCTGGGCCTCCAGCTCGGTCACGGAAAGGAGCAGTGGATGGCGCCTCTTCATCCCATCATCCTGCGCAGCGTGGCGTCCGTCAAGGACTTCTTGGACAAGTTGATTGATGTAGATCATGACACGG TATCTGAGATGCCGCAGCGCGGCGTGTTCCTGCCCTCGGTTATCGTCAAAGAGGGATACCTCCACAAACACAAGGCGGAAGGGGCCCAGCTTCTGTCCCGCTTCGCCTCCAAGAAGCGCTACTTCTGGTTGACGAGCCAGACGCTCTCTTACGCAAAGACGCCCGATTGGCAG GTGCGCGCATCAATGCCCATCCATTGTGTGCGCGCGGTGGAGAGGGTGGATGAAAACGCCTTCCAGCAGCAGAACGTGATGCAGGTCATTACCCAGGACGACGACGATGGCCAACTGCAAACCATGTACATCCAGTGCAAG AACGTAAATGAGCTGAACCAGTGGCTGTCGGCTATCAGGAAAGTCAGCATCTACAACGAGCGCATGCTTCAGTCCTTCCACCCGGGGACGCACCGCGGGGGCAGGTGGACCTGCTGCCTGCAGACGGACCGCACGG TTGCAGGCTGCAGTAGAACCCACTCCGCTGTGACTCTGGGGGATTGGAGTGACCCCCTGGATCCCGATGTGGAGACTCAAACTATTTACAAGCAGCTTCTCCAGGGAAGAGACAAACTCAG GAAAAAATATCTTCCAGAGGCAGATGCAGATCAGACGGCCAGCAAGACAGAAGACGTCAACCCCGACGCCTGCCCAG ATGGCGCCGAATGTGAAGTGGACCCCGCGAAACCAGGTCGTAGCCTCGCCGCTCGGCTCTTAATGGCGATCGAGGCTCTAGAACAGGCTCACGCGACCTTCCGGTGCAGAGACCAGGAGGACTCCACCAATGGAATTGCGAATCTGCAGAACAGATTCGAACAGGGATCTCAATAA
- the LOC133499693 gene encoding rasGAP-activating-like protein 1 isoform X2: MRLICAFCPTATRGHSSGKGKSETSGIYVPRKSGTSDPYCIVKVDNEVVARTATVWKNLNPFWGEEYTLHLPTGFHSLSFHVMDEDTIGHDDVIGKISLTKEAIGSQAKALDSWINLTRVDPNEEVQGEIHLTLQLLKGTEKTILRCDVMEARDLAPRDISGTSDPFARVIYNNHSAETSIIKKTRFPHWGETLELDLDPQELSEEGTVVVEVWDWDMVGKNDFLGKVEIPSACLHQSPLLESWFRLLPLGNNEVDANGKLGALRLKVRLVEDQILPSSYYQPLIDLLVESVISPAEVEDSSALTMLEEVTTVESRQDVAMTLVKIYLGQGLVIPFLDYLNTQEVNHTTDPNTLFRSNSLASKAMEQFMKAVGMLYLHEVLKPIINRIFDEKKYIELDPSKIDLNHTRRISFKGAVSEAEVRDSSVEMLQSYLTSIVDSIVGSVEQCPAVMRVAFKQLHRRVEEQFAEPQNEDVKYLAISGFFFLRFFAPAILTPKLFQLREQHAGTRTSRTLLLLAKALQSVGNLGLQLGHGKEQWMAPLHPIILRSVASVKDFLDKLIDVDHDTVSEMPQRGVFLPSVIVKEGYLHKHKAEGAQLLSRFASKKRYFWLTSQTLSYAKTPDWQVRASMPIHCVRAVERVDENAFQQQNVMQVITQDDDDGQLQTMYIQCKNVNELNQWLSAIRKVSIYNERMLQSFHPGTHRGGRWTCCLQTDRTVAGCSRTHSAVTLGDWSDPLDPDVETQTIYKQLLQGRDKLRKKYLPEADADQTASKTEDVNPDACPDGAECEVDPAKPGRSLAARLLMAIEALEQAHATFRCRDQEDSTNGIANLQNRFEQGSQ; this comes from the exons GACCGCTACGGTGTGGAAGAACCTCAATCCTTTCTGGGGTGAGGAGTACACACTGCACCTCCCAACGGGTTTCCATTCACTCTCCTTCCATGTCATGGATGAGGATACTATTGG GCACGATGATGTTATTGGAAAGATTTCTCTGACCAAAGAAGCCATTGGATCTCAAGCTAAAG CTCTAGACAGCTGGATAAACCTGACGAGGGTCGATCCTAATGAAGAAGTCCAAGGAGAGATCCACTTGACTCTACAACTGCTGAAAGGCACCGAGAAGACGATCCTGCGATGTGACGTGATGGAAGCCAG GGACCTGGCCCCGAGAGACATCTCAGGAACCTCGGATCCATTTGCAAGAGTTATTTACAACAACCACAGCGCAGAGACCTCG ATTATCAAGAAGACCCGTTTCCCGCATTGGGGAGAGACCCTGGAGCTGGACTTGGATCCGCAGGAGCTCAGTGAGGAGGGCACTGTCGTTGTGGAGGTCTGGGACTGGGACATGGTGGGCAAAAATGACTTTCTGGGAAAG GTCGAAATCCCTTCTGCTTGTTTACACCAAAGTCCTCTATTGGAGAGCTGGTTCCGTTTGCTTCCTTTGGGAAACAATGAGGTGGATGCAAA TGGCAAGTTGGGCGCACTGCGACTGAAGGTGCGTTTGGTGGAGGATCAGATTTTGCCGTCGTCGTACTATCAGCCCCTCATTGACCTTTTGGTTGAGTCGGTCATCTCCCCTGCTGAG GTTGAGGACAGCAGTGCGCTTACCATGCTGGAGGAAGTGACTACGGTCGAGAGCCGGCAAGACGTGGCCATGACCTTGGTGAAGATCTACTTGGGTCAGGGCCTTGTGATTCCCTTCTTAGATTATCTCAACACCCAGGAGGTCAACCATACCA CTGATCCAAATACTTTATTTCGTTCCAACTCCCTTGCGTCCAAAGCCATGGAGCAGTTTATGAAG GCTGTTGGCATGCTGTATTTACACGAAGTGTTGAAGCCCATCATCAACCGCATCTTTGATGAGAAGAAGTACATCGAACTGGACCCCAGTAAGATTGACCTGAATCACACGAG GCGAATTTCATTTAAGGGCGCAGTGTCGGAGGCGGAGGTGCGGGACAGCAGCGTGGAGATGCTGCAAAGCTACTTGACGAGCATCGTTGACTCAATCGTGGGCTCGGTCGAGCAATGTCCCGCCGTCATGAGGGTGGCCTTCAAACAGCTGCACAGGCGCGTCGAAGAGCAGTTTGCTGAACCGCAGAACGAG GATGTGAAATATCTCGCCATCAGTGGCTTCTTTTTCCTGCGTTTTTTTGCTCCTGCCATCCTCACTCCAAAACTGTTCCAGCTGAGGGAGCAGCATGCTGGTACACGCACGAGCAGGACACTCTTGCTGCTGGCCAAG GCATTACAAAGTGTGGGCAACCTGGGCCTCCAGCTCGGTCACGGAAAGGAGCAGTGGATGGCGCCTCTTCATCCCATCATCCTGCGCAGCGTGGCGTCCGTCAAGGACTTCTTGGACAAGTTGATTGATGTAGATCATGACACGG TATCTGAGATGCCGCAGCGCGGCGTGTTCCTGCCCTCGGTTATCGTCAAAGAGGGATACCTCCACAAACACAAGGCGGAAGGGGCCCAGCTTCTGTCCCGCTTCGCCTCCAAGAAGCGCTACTTCTGGTTGACGAGCCAGACGCTCTCTTACGCAAAGACGCCCGATTGGCAG GTGCGCGCATCAATGCCCATCCATTGTGTGCGCGCGGTGGAGAGGGTGGATGAAAACGCCTTCCAGCAGCAGAACGTGATGCAGGTCATTACCCAGGACGACGACGATGGCCAACTGCAAACCATGTACATCCAGTGCAAG AACGTAAATGAGCTGAACCAGTGGCTGTCGGCTATCAGGAAAGTCAGCATCTACAACGAGCGCATGCTTCAGTCCTTCCACCCGGGGACGCACCGCGGGGGCAGGTGGACCTGCTGCCTGCAGACGGACCGCACGG TTGCAGGCTGCAGTAGAACCCACTCCGCTGTGACTCTGGGGGATTGGAGTGACCCCCTGGATCCCGATGTGGAGACTCAAACTATTTACAAGCAGCTTCTCCAGGGAAGAGACAAACTCAG GAAAAAATATCTTCCAGAGGCAGATGCAGATCAGACGGCCAGCAAGACAGAAGACGTCAACCCCGACGCCTGCCCAG ATGGCGCCGAATGTGAAGTGGACCCCGCGAAACCAGGTCGTAGCCTCGCCGCTCGGCTCTTAATGGCGATCGAGGCTCTAGAACAGGCTCACGCGACCTTCCGGTGCAGAGACCAGGAGGACTCCACCAATGGAATTGCGAATCTGCAGAACAGATTCGAACAGGGATCTCAATAA